A single region of the Bacteroides luhongzhouii genome encodes:
- the rpsK gene encoding 30S ribosomal protein S11, which translates to MAKKTVAAKKRNVKVDANGQLHVHSSFNNIIVSLANSEGQIISWSSAGKMGFRGSKKNTPYAAQMAAQDCAKIAFDLGLRKVKAYVKGPGNGRESAIRTIHGAGIEVTEIIDVTPLPHNGCRPPKRRRV; encoded by the coding sequence ATGGCAAAAAAAACAGTTGCAGCTAAAAAGAGAAATGTGAAAGTAGACGCTAATGGACAGTTGCATGTTCATTCATCTTTCAACAATATTATTGTTTCTCTTGCAAATAGTGAAGGGCAGATTATCTCTTGGTCATCTGCTGGTAAAATGGGATTTAGAGGTTCTAAAAAGAATACTCCTTATGCAGCTCAGATGGCTGCCCAGGATTGTGCAAAGATTGCATTCGATCTTGGCCTGAGAAAGGTAAAAGCATATGTGAAGGGTCCAGGTAACGGACGTGAGTCTGCTATTAGAACTATCCACGGTGCTGGTATCGAAGTTACTGAAATCATTGACGTGACTCCGCTTCCACATAATGGTTGTCGTCCTCCGAAAAGACGTAGAGTTTAA
- the rpsM gene encoding 30S ribosomal protein S13, with translation MAIRIVGVDLPQNKRGEIALTYVYGIGRSSSAKILDKAGVDKDLKVKDWTDDQAAKIREIIGAEYKVEGDLRSEIQLNIKRLMDIGCYRGVRHRIGLPVRGQSTKNNARTRKGRKKTVANKKKATK, from the coding sequence ATGGCTATAAGAATAGTTGGTGTAGATTTACCTCAGAACAAAAGAGGTGAAATTGCGTTGACCTATGTATATGGAATAGGTCGCAGTAGTTCAGCAAAAATTTTAGATAAAGCTGGTGTAGATAAAGATCTGAAGGTTAAAGACTGGACAGATGATCAGGCTGCTAAGATTCGTGAGATTATCGGTGCAGAGTATAAAGTAGAAGGTGATCTTCGTTCTGAAATCCAATTGAACATTAAGCGATTAATGGATATTGGTTGCTATCGTGGTGTACGTCACCGTATTGGTCTGCCTGTTAGAGGTCAGAGCACTAAGAACAATGCACGTACTCGTAAGGGTAGAAAGAAAACCGTTGCTAATAAGAAAAAAGCTACTAAATAA
- the infA gene encoding translation initiation factor IF-1, translating to MAKQSAIEQDGVIVEALSNAMFRVELENGHEITAHISGKMRMHYIKILPGDKVRVEMSPYDLSKGRIVFRYK from the coding sequence ATGGCAAAGCAATCTGCAATAGAACAAGATGGAGTTATAGTTGAAGCATTGTCAAATGCAATGTTTCGTGTTGAATTAGAAAACGGACATGAGATTACTGCACATATTTCAGGTAAGATGAGGATGCATTACATCAAGATCCTGCCGGGAGATAAAGTGAGAGTCGAAATGTCTCCTTACGACTTATCGAAAGGAAGAATTGTGTTTAGATATAAATAA
- the rpmD gene encoding 50S ribosomal protein L30, whose protein sequence is MSTIKIKQVKSRIGAPADQKRTLDALGLRKLNRVVEHESTPSILGMVDKVKHLVAIVK, encoded by the coding sequence ATGTCAACTATAAAGATTAAACAAGTTAAAAGTAGAATTGGTGCTCCAGCTGATCAGAAAAGAACTCTTGATGCACTGGGACTTCGTAAACTGAACCGTGTGGTTGAACACGAAAGCACTCCTTCAATTCTTGGAATGGTAGATAAAGTAAAACACTTGGTTGCCATTGTTAAGTAA
- the secY gene encoding preprotein translocase subunit SecY: MRKAIETLKNIWKIEDLRQRILITILFVAIYRFGSYVVLPGINPAMLAKLHEQTSEGLLALLNMFSGGAFSNASIFALGIMPYISASIVIQLLGIAVPYFQKLQREGESGRRKMNQYTRYLTIAILLVQAPSYLLNLKMQAGPSLNASLDWTLFMVTSTIILAAGSMFILWLGERITDKGIGNGISFIILIGIIARFPDALLQEVVSRVANKSGGLIMFIIEIVFLLLVIGAAILLVQGTRKIPVQYAKRIVGNKQYGGARQYIPLKVNAAGVMPIIFAQAIMFIPITFIGFSNVNDAGGFLHAFTDHTSFWYNFVFAVMIILFTYFYTAITINPTQMAEDMKRNNGFIPGIKPGKKTAEYIDDIMSRITLPGSFFLALVAIMPAFAGIFGVQAGFAQFFGGTSLLILVGVVLDTLQQVESHLLMRHYDGLLKSGRIKGRAGVAAY, encoded by the coding sequence ATGAGAAAAGCTATTGAAACATTAAAGAATATATGGAAGATTGAGGATCTGAGACAACGGATCCTCATCACCATATTGTTTGTGGCAATTTACCGTTTCGGATCATATGTCGTATTACCGGGTATCAATCCGGCAATGCTGGCAAAATTGCACGAACAAACAAGTGAAGGCCTTTTAGCCTTGTTAAATATGTTCTCTGGAGGAGCATTTTCTAATGCCTCTATTTTTGCATTAGGAATCATGCCTTATATCTCTGCATCTATCGTAATTCAGTTATTGGGAATCGCTGTACCGTATTTCCAGAAGTTGCAACGCGAGGGTGAGAGCGGCAGAAGAAAGATGAATCAATATACTCGTTACTTGACGATTGCTATATTGTTAGTTCAGGCCCCTTCTTATTTGCTCAATCTTAAAATGCAGGCTGGCCCTTCCTTAAATGCTTCATTAGATTGGACTCTGTTTATGGTTACCTCTACCATTATTTTGGCAGCAGGTAGTATGTTTATTTTGTGGCTTGGTGAAAGAATTACTGATAAAGGTATTGGTAACGGTATTTCATTTATCATCTTGATTGGTATTATCGCTCGTTTCCCTGATGCTTTGTTGCAGGAAGTTGTATCCAGAGTAGCAAATAAGAGTGGTGGTCTGATTATGTTTATAATTGAAATCGTATTCTTATTGTTAGTGATTGGTGCTGCTATTCTTTTGGTGCAAGGTACAAGAAAGATTCCTGTACAGTATGCAAAAAGAATCGTTGGTAACAAGCAATATGGTGGTGCTAGACAGTATATCCCTTTAAAGGTGAATGCTGCCGGTGTTATGCCTATCATCTTTGCTCAGGCAATCATGTTTATTCCAATTACGTTTATCGGCTTTTCAAATGTAAATGATGCAGGCGGTTTCTTGCATGCGTTTACAGATCATACAAGTTTCTGGTATAATTTTGTCTTTGCGGTAATGATTATATTATTTACGTATTTCTATACTGCAATTACAATTAATCCGACTCAGATGGCTGAGGATATGAAGAGAAATAATGGTTTCATCCCTGGTATTAAACCGGGAAAGAAAACAGCAGAGTATATTGATGATATAATGTCTCGTATCACTTTGCCGGGTTCTTTCTTCTTGGCTTTAGTTGCTATTATGCCTGCTTTTGCCGGTATATTCGGAGTGCAAGCAGGATTCGCTCAATTCTTCGGCGGTACATCTTTGTTAATTCTTGTAGGTGTTGTTCTTGATACTCTGCAACAGGTTGAAAGTCATTTGTTGATGAGACATTATGATGGTCTGTTGAAATCGGGTCGTATTAAAGGACGCGCTGGTGTAGCGGCATATTAA
- the rplO gene encoding 50S ribosomal protein L15 has translation MNLSNLKPAEGSTKTRKRIGRGTGSGLGGTSTRGHKGAKSRSGYSKKIGFEGGQMPLQRRVPKFGFKNINRVEYKAINLDTIQKLAEAKSLAKVGVNDFIEAGFISSNQLVKVLGNGTLTNKLEVEAHAFSKTATAAIEAAGGTVVKL, from the coding sequence ATGAACTTAAGTAATTTAAAACCTGCAGAGGGATCTACTAAGACAAGAAAAAGAATTGGACGTGGAACTGGTTCTGGCTTAGGCGGTACTTCTACAAGAGGTCATAAGGGAGCTAAATCAAGATCTGGATACTCTAAGAAGATCGGTTTTGAAGGTGGTCAGATGCCTCTTCAACGTCGAGTTCCTAAATTTGGTTTCAAGAATATCAATCGTGTAGAATATAAAGCCATCAATCTGGATACTATCCAGAAACTTGCTGAAGCTAAGAGTTTGGCAAAAGTTGGTGTAAACGACTTTATCGAAGCAGGATTTATTTCTTCAAATCAGTTGGTAAAAGTATTGGGTAACGGAACTCTGACTAACAAGCTGGAAGTAGAAGCTCATGCATTCTCTAAGACTGCAACTGCTGCTATTGAAGCTGCTGGTGGAACTGTAGTAAAACTCTGA
- the rplR gene encoding 50S ribosomal protein L18 has protein sequence MTTKIERRVKIKYRVRNKISGTTECPRMSVFRSNKQIYVQIIDDLSGKTLVAASSLGLTEKVAKKEQAAKVGEMIAKKAQEAGITTVVFDRNGYLYHGRVKEVADAARNGGLKF, from the coding sequence ATGACAACAAAAATAGAAAGACGAGTTAAGATCAAATATAGAGTACGCAACAAGATTTCAGGTACTACTGAATGTCCGCGTATGAGTGTATTTAGAAGTAACAAGCAAATTTATGTCCAGATTATCGATGATCTTTCTGGTAAGACACTGGTTGCTGCTTCTTCTTTAGGTTTGACTGAGAAAGTCGCTAAAAAAGAACAAGCTGCTAAAGTTGGTGAAATGATTGCTAAAAAGGCTCAGGAAGCAGGTATAACTACTGTTGTTTTCGACCGTAATGGTTACTTGTATCATGGGAGAGTAAAAGAAGTGGCTGATGCTGCTCGTAACGGTGGACTTAAATTTTAA
- the rpsN gene encoding 30S ribosomal protein S14 produces MAKESMKAREVKRAKLVAKYAERRAALKQIVRTGDPADAFEAAQKLQELPKNSNPIRMHNRCKLTGRPKGYIRQFGISRIQFREMASNGLIPGVKKASW; encoded by the coding sequence ATGGCAAAGGAATCAATGAAAGCACGTGAAGTAAAACGTGCTAAATTAGTAGCCAAATACGCCGAAAGAAGAGCTGCTTTGAAGCAAATCGTAAGAACAGGTGATCCTGCTGATGCTTTTGAAGCTGCACAGAAGTTGCAAGAGTTGCCAAAGAATTCTAATCCGATTCGTATGCACAACCGTTGCAAACTGACTGGACGTCCTAAAGGTTATATTCGTCAATTCGGAATTTCGAGAATTCAATTCCGTGAGATGGCATCTAACGGACTGATCCCAGGCGTAAAAAAAGCAAGCTGGTAA
- the map gene encoding type I methionyl aminopeptidase, producing the protein MIFLKTEDEIELLRQSNLLVGKTLAEVAKLVKPGVTTRELDKVAEEFIRDHGATPTFKGFPNQYGEPFPASLCTSVNEQVVHGIPGDIVLKDGDIVSVDCGTYMNGFCGDSAYTFCVGEVDEEIRNLLKVTKEALYIGIQNAVQGKRIGDIGYAIQQYCESHSYGVVREFVGHGIGKEMHEDPQVPNYGKRGYGPLMKRGLCIAIEPMITLGDRQVIMERDGWTVRTRDRKCAAHFEHTIAVGAGEADILSSFKFIEEVLGDKAI; encoded by the coding sequence ATGATATTTCTTAAAACAGAAGATGAAATAGAATTGCTCCGTCAGAGTAACCTGCTTGTTGGTAAAACTCTTGCAGAGGTTGCCAAATTGGTGAAGCCTGGTGTAACTACACGTGAGTTGGATAAAGTTGCTGAAGAGTTCATTAGAGATCATGGGGCAACTCCAACTTTCAAAGGATTTCCGAATCAATACGGAGAACCGTTTCCCGCATCTCTCTGTACTTCTGTTAATGAACAGGTGGTACATGGAATCCCGGGGGATATCGTACTGAAAGATGGCGATATCGTATCAGTGGATTGCGGAACTTACATGAATGGTTTTTGTGGTGATTCTGCTTATACCTTTTGTGTAGGAGAGGTAGACGAAGAAATTCGTAACTTGTTGAAGGTAACTAAAGAAGCGTTATATATTGGCATTCAGAACGCAGTGCAAGGCAAAAGAATCGGAGATATCGGATATGCTATTCAGCAATATTGTGAATCTCATTCTTATGGTGTAGTGCGTGAGTTTGTTGGTCATGGCATTGGTAAGGAGATGCACGAAGATCCTCAGGTTCCTAATTATGGTAAAAGAGGATATGGACCTTTGATGAAAAGAGGCCTTTGCATAGCGATAGAGCCGATGATAACATTGGGAGACCGACAAGTGATTATGGAACGTGACGGATGGACTGTGAGGACCAGAGATCGTAAATGTGCTGCACATTTTGAACATACGATAGCTGTTGGAGCTGGTGAAGCTGATATTTTGTCTTCATTCAAATTCATAGAAGAAGTTTTAGGAGATAAAGCAATATAA
- the rplE gene encoding 50S ribosomal protein L5 gives MSNTASLKKEYAERIAPALKSQFQYSSTMQVPVLKKIVINQGLGMAVADKKIIEVAINEMTAITGQKAVATISRKDIANFKLRKKMPIGVMVTLRRERMYEFLEKLVRVALPRIRDFKGIESKFDGKGNYTLGIQEQIIFPEINIDSITRILGMNITFVTSAETDEEGYALLKEFGLPFKNAKKD, from the coding sequence ATGAGTAATACTGCTAGTCTTAAGAAAGAATATGCAGAGCGTATAGCACCTGCATTGAAATCACAGTTCCAGTATTCTTCTACAATGCAGGTACCCGTACTTAAGAAGATTGTTATCAATCAAGGGTTAGGTATGGCTGTTGCTGATAAGAAGATTATCGAAGTTGCAATCAATGAAATGACAGCTATCACAGGTCAGAAAGCTGTAGCTACCATTTCTCGTAAAGATATTGCAAACTTTAAGTTACGTAAAAAAATGCCGATTGGTGTTATGGTAACTTTACGTCGTGAAAGAATGTACGAATTCCTTGAAAAATTGGTTCGTGTAGCTCTTCCTCGTATTCGTGACTTCAAAGGTATCGAAAGTAAGTTTGATGGTAAAGGTAACTATACCCTTGGTATTCAGGAGCAAATCATTTTCCCTGAAATAAATATCGATAGTATTACAAGAATTCTCGGAATGAATATTACCTTTGTAACTTCTGCGGAAACAGATGAAGAAGGTTATGCTTTGCTGAAGGAATTCGGTTTACCTTTTAAAAACGCTAAAAAAGACTAA
- a CDS encoding DNA-directed RNA polymerase subunit alpha, whose protein sequence is MAILAFQKPDKVLMLEADSRFGKFEFRPLEPGFGITVGNALRRILLSSLEGFAITTIRIDGVEHEFSSVPGVKEDVTNIILNLKQVRFKQVVEEFESEKVSITVENSSEFKAGDIGKYLTGFEVLNPELVICHLDSKSTMQIDITINKGRGYVPADENREYCTDVNVIPIDSIYTPIRNVKYAVENFRVEQKTDYEKLVLEISTDGSIHPKEALKEAAKILIYHFMLFSDEKITLESNDTDGNEEFDEEVLHMRQLLKTKLVDMDLSVRALNCLKAADVETLGDLVQFNKTDLLKFRNFGKKSLTELDDLLESLNLSFGTDISKYKLDKE, encoded by the coding sequence ATGGCGATATTAGCATTTCAAAAACCTGATAAAGTATTAATGTTGGAGGCGGACTCCAGATTCGGTAAATTCGAATTCCGTCCGTTGGAACCGGGTTTTGGTATTACTGTAGGTAATGCATTACGCCGTATCCTTCTTTCTTCATTAGAGGGTTTTGCTATCACTACTATCAGAATCGATGGTGTGGAGCATGAATTTTCTAGTGTACCTGGAGTAAAAGAGGATGTTACCAACATTATCTTGAATCTGAAACAAGTGAGATTCAAGCAAGTAGTTGAAGAGTTCGAGAGCGAAAAAGTGAGCATCACTGTCGAGAATTCCAGTGAATTTAAAGCAGGTGACATAGGTAAGTATTTGACTGGATTTGAAGTGTTAAATCCGGAATTAGTTATTTGTCATTTAGATTCTAAGTCAACTATGCAGATTGATATTACCATTAACAAAGGCCGTGGATATGTACCTGCTGATGAAAATCGCGAGTATTGCACGGATGTTAATGTAATTCCAATCGACTCTATTTATACACCGATACGTAATGTCAAGTATGCTGTAGAAAACTTCCGTGTAGAACAGAAGACTGACTACGAAAAGCTAGTGCTTGAAATTAGTACCGACGGTTCTATACATCCGAAAGAAGCGCTGAAAGAAGCTGCAAAGATTCTGATTTATCACTTCATGTTGTTCTCTGACGAGAAAATCACGCTTGAAAGTAATGATACTGATGGCAATGAAGAGTTTGATGAAGAAGTGTTGCATATGCGTCAGCTGTTGAAAACTAAACTCGTTGATATGGACTTGTCAGTTCGTGCCCTCAATTGCTTGAAGGCTGCTGACGTAGAAACTCTCGGCGACTTGGTACAGTTCAACAAAACTGACTTGCTGAAATTCAGAAACTTCGGAAAGAAATCGCTTACCGAGCTTGATGATTTGCTGGAAAGTCTGAATCTGTCGTTTGGAACCGACATTTCTAAATATAAATTAGATAAAGAATAA
- the rpsH gene encoding 30S ribosomal protein S8 gives MTDPIADYLTRLRNAIGAKHRVVEVPASNLKKEITKILFEKGYILNYKFVEDGPQGTIKVALKYDSVNKVNAIKKLERISSPGMRKYTGYKDMPRVINGLGIAIISTSKGVMTNKEAAELKIGGEVLCYVY, from the coding sequence ATGACTGATCCAATAGCAGATTATTTAACGAGGTTGCGGAACGCGATTGGTGCAAAGCACAGAGTTGTTGAAGTTCCCGCTTCGAATTTGAAAAAAGAAATCACTAAGATTCTTTTTGAAAAAGGCTACATCCTTAATTATAAGTTTGTAGAAGATGGTCCTCAAGGAACTATTAAGGTTGCCTTGAAGTATGATTCTGTTAACAAAGTTAACGCAATCAAAAAGTTAGAAAGAATATCTTCTCCGGGTATGCGTAAGTATACTGGTTACAAAGATATGCCGCGTGTTATTAATGGGCTGGGTATTGCTATAATATCTACTTCCAAAGGTGTTATGACTAACAAAGAGGCTGCAGAACTGAAGATCGGTGGTGAAGTCTTGTGTTATGTATATTAA
- the ykgO gene encoding type B 50S ribosomal protein L36 — translation MKVRASLKKRTPECKIVRRNGRLYVINKKNPKYKQRQG, via the coding sequence ATGAAAGTAAGAGCATCATTAAAGAAACGCACGCCAGAATGTAAGATCGTTAGACGTAATGGCCGTTTGTATGTTATTAACAAGAAAAATCCTAAGTATAAACAACGTCAAGGATAA
- the rpsE gene encoding 30S ribosomal protein S5, which translates to MAGVNNRVKITNDIELKDRLVAINRVTKVTKGGRTFSFSAIVVVGNEEGIIGWGLGKAGEVTAAIAKGVESAKKNLVKVPILKGTVPHEQSARFGGAEVFIKPASHGTGVVAGGAMRAVLESVGVTDVLAKSKGSSNPHNLVKATIEALSEMRDARMVAQNRGISVEKVFRG; encoded by the coding sequence ATGGCAGGAGTTAATAATAGAGTTAAGATTACTAACGATATAGAACTGAAAGATAGATTGGTTGCTATTAATCGTGTTACTAAAGTTACCAAAGGTGGTAGAACTTTTAGTTTCTCTGCAATCGTTGTTGTAGGTAACGAAGAAGGTATCATTGGTTGGGGACTTGGTAAAGCAGGTGAAGTAACAGCTGCTATCGCTAAAGGTGTTGAGTCAGCTAAAAAGAACCTGGTGAAAGTGCCTATTTTGAAAGGTACTGTTCCTCATGAACAATCAGCTAGATTTGGTGGTGCTGAAGTATTCATCAAACCTGCATCTCACGGAACCGGTGTTGTAGCTGGTGGTGCTATGCGTGCTGTATTGGAAAGTGTTGGTGTTACTGACGTTTTGGCTAAATCTAAAGGTTCTTCAAATCCGCACAACCTTGTTAAAGCTACAATCGAAGCTTTGAGTGAAATGCGTGATGCAAGGATGGTTGCTCAGAACAGAGGTATTAGTGTTGAAAAAGTATTTAGAGGATAA
- the rplF gene encoding 50S ribosomal protein L6, whose amino-acid sequence MSRIGKLPISIPAGVTVTLKDNVVTVKGPKGEMSQYVNPAINVAIEDGHVTLTENDKEMLDNPKQKHAFHGLYRSLVHNMVVGVSEGYKKELELVGVGYRASNQGNIIELALGYTHNIFIQLPAEVKVETKSERNKNPLIILESCDKQLLGQVCSKIRSFRKPEPYKGKGIKFVGEVIRRKSGKSAGAK is encoded by the coding sequence ATGTCAAGAATAGGAAAATTACCCATTAGTATCCCTGCTGGAGTGACGGTCACTCTGAAGGATAATGTGGTTACCGTAAAGGGACCCAAAGGCGAAATGAGCCAATATGTGAATCCTGCTATCAATGTTGCTATTGAAGACGGACACGTAACTTTAACAGAAAACGATAAAGAAATGCTTGATAACCCGAAGCAAAAACATGCTTTCCACGGTTTGTATCGTTCATTGGTTCACAACATGGTTGTGGGTGTATCTGAAGGATACAAGAAAGAACTGGAACTTGTTGGTGTAGGTTATCGTGCTTCTAACCAAGGTAACATCATTGAGCTTGCTTTAGGTTATACACACAATATTTTCATTCAATTACCTGCTGAGGTAAAAGTTGAAACGAAATCTGAAAGAAATAAGAACCCTCTTATTATATTGGAATCGTGTGACAAACAATTGCTTGGTCAAGTTTGCTCTAAAATACGTTCTTTCCGTAAGCCTGAACCATACAAGGGTAAAGGTATTAAGTTTGTTGGCGAAGTAATTCGTAGAAAGTCTGGTAAATCAGCCGGCGCTAAGTAA
- the rpsD gene encoding 30S ribosomal protein S4 produces the protein MARYTGPKSRIARKFGEGIFGADKVLSKKNYPPGQHGNSRKRKTSEYGVQLREKQKAKYTYGVLEKQFRNLFEKAATAKGITGEVLLQLLEARLDNVVFRLGIAPTRAAARQLVSHKHITVDGEVVNIPSFAVKPGQLIGVRERSKSLEVIANSLAGFNHSKYAWLEWDEASKVGKMLHIPERADIPENIKEHLIVELYSK, from the coding sequence ATGGCTAGATATACTGGACCAAAATCAAGAATCGCCCGTAAATTCGGTGAAGGAATCTTTGGAGCTGACAAAGTTTTGTCAAAGAAGAACTATCCTCCCGGACAACATGGTAATTCAAGAAAAAGAAAAACTTCTGAATATGGTGTGCAACTTCGTGAAAAACAGAAAGCTAAATACACCTATGGAGTTTTAGAGAAACAATTCCGCAATTTGTTTGAAAAAGCAGCTACTGCTAAAGGTATTACCGGTGAGGTACTCCTTCAATTGCTGGAAGCCCGTCTTGACAACGTAGTATTCCGTTTGGGTATTGCTCCTACACGCGCTGCTGCTCGTCAGTTGGTTAGTCACAAGCACATCACTGTAGATGGTGAAGTAGTAAACATTCCTTCATTTGCAGTAAAACCAGGACAATTGATTGGTGTTCGTGAAAGATCTAAGTCTTTGGAAGTAATTGCTAATTCTCTTGCAGGTTTCAATCACAGCAAGTATGCTTGGTTGGAATGGGACGAGGCTTCAAAGGTTGGTAAAATGTTGCACATACCTGAAAGAGCAGACATTCCTGAGAACATTAAAGAACATTTGATCGTTGAATTGTATTCTAAATAA
- the rplQ gene encoding 50S ribosomal protein L17, whose protein sequence is MRHNKKFNHLGRTASHRSAMLSNMACSLIKHKRITTTVAKAKALKKFVEPLITKSKEDTTNSRRVVFSNLQDKIAVTELFKEISVKIADRPGGYTRIIKTGNRLGDNAEMCFIELVDYNENMAKEKVVKKATRTRRSKKAAEAAPAAVEAPATEAPKAEEPKAESAE, encoded by the coding sequence ATGAGACATAATAAAAAATTCAATCATTTAGGTCGTACTGCTTCTCATAGAAGCGCTATGTTATCTAACATGGCTTGCTCTTTGATCAAGCACAAAAGAATCACTACGACTGTTGCAAAGGCGAAAGCTTTGAAAAAGTTTGTTGAGCCTTTGATTACTAAGTCTAAAGAAGATACAACGAACTCTCGTCGTGTTGTATTTAGCAACTTGCAAGATAAGATTGCAGTAACAGAGTTATTCAAAGAAATCTCTGTTAAGATTGCTGATCGTCCGGGTGGTTATACTCGTATCATCAAGACTGGTAACCGTTTGGGTGACAACGCAGAAATGTGCTTCATTGAGTTGGTGGACTACAATGAAAATATGGCTAAGGAAAAAGTTGTTAAGAAAGCTACTCGTACTCGTCGTTCGAAGAAGGCTGCCGAAGCTGCTCCGGCTGCTGTTGAAGCTCCTGCAACTGAAGCTCCTAAGGCTGAAGAACCGAAAGCTGAATCAGCTGAATAA